One segment of Shewanella piezotolerans WP3 DNA contains the following:
- a CDS encoding PAS domain S-box protein, producing MSFRLKTILGIAIIEGVLLMLLVYTSIDYLKSSNESEIEKRAQSTASLFAAAAKDAVLSTDLSTLNNLANELISTNQVLYVNVFNRDDLLVTAGANSGVHLAARDSNVTTVDDGILDIEAMVAESGIVYGRVELGVEISKLDIFIADATKQFLLIAALEMVLVALFSWLLGHYLTRNLLQLKSASTRVFSGEKQVKVPVTSQDEIGQAAHAFNQMVEQIDIKTHALENANTRLSTILGTALDGYIIINTHGEISEVNPAVSRLFGYKDSELLGQNVSLLLPLAERGMHDVYIRKYLDSGESKIIGKGRELMAQHKEGELFPIELSISKMILDGELLFLGLVKDLSDVKRAQVAAQRTESILLATLEGSKDGLITIDITGEIQEVNDSACLMFQAHSSALVGERMETCLFQGGARATFREILEEYRLTGAGKAFKNATEIFATRFDGKLLPIELTLIPVQLGEEMLLTAFIRDISRRMEYETQLKLAKEQAEQGSKAKSRFLATMSHEIRSPLNAVLGSVDLLLDSRLNKEQRIYANTAKEAGTALLSTINDILDFSKIEAGQMLLEKSSFSAAKLVTQVLQILSPKAQDKGITLASFVNCNVPESLIGDGQRLRQVLQNLVDNAIKFSSGGCIAVEMWLLESQQGKAQLCCTVTDQGIGISEEAQLTLFKEFSQVHDEHNTNYSGTGLGLAICAELITRMEGSIAVRSEQGRGSCFSFDVKLELEEAELSMPRQMPTDARVLLVHHNSTYCRLFEKQYRQYGVSAICVDGVKSIFNNVNVQGRFSLVLIDEHSLVELTELQAQKIKQSYLNEEGLMAALMTVVVPEASKLLAKVGLEQVVNKPLSRDMMLAMLSGEHRFSHDVAAIEEGLSNENRQLLPILLAEDSPANQIVASALLNKAGFSVEIANNGKEAVTMAAKKEYGLILMDMRMPEMDGVEATEHILLNNPQQIIIAMTANVQKEDVDLCMNAGMRDFVPKPVNRAQLIKAVNYWMAEAKTIAKESGDSFLEVKEEAQSILNTSKAIIGETVVLSSPVTSTINTEPDKISSQAGEINVIEKNELGQQAINSTDDDPSNNILDEATLIELSSMLGEDAMARMFSVFLNEAEERLTVLKSLLNAYDSLGNCDLDEVDIQAHTLKSSAGSFGAQALSVAAKSLEQSAKAGDVSQLSQLLNNVIDIGEQTLQVFKARLT from the coding sequence ATGTCATTTCGGTTAAAAACAATATTGGGTATTGCCATTATTGAAGGGGTACTGTTAATGCTGTTGGTGTATACCAGTATTGACTATTTAAAGTCATCTAATGAGTCTGAAATTGAGAAGCGTGCTCAGTCGACGGCATCTTTGTTTGCTGCTGCCGCAAAAGATGCGGTATTGAGCACAGACCTTTCAACGCTGAACAACCTCGCAAACGAGCTTATTTCGACTAACCAGGTCTTATATGTCAATGTATTTAATCGTGATGATCTGTTGGTGACTGCCGGGGCGAATAGCGGAGTCCATTTGGCGGCCAGGGACAGTAATGTCACGACTGTCGATGACGGGATTCTGGACATAGAGGCCATGGTTGCTGAGTCTGGAATTGTTTATGGTCGAGTAGAGCTTGGGGTCGAGATTTCAAAACTGGATATTTTTATTGCCGATGCGACCAAACAGTTCCTGTTGATCGCCGCATTGGAGATGGTGCTAGTGGCGCTGTTTTCTTGGTTGTTAGGCCATTATTTGACGCGCAACTTACTGCAATTAAAATCTGCATCTACTCGTGTATTTTCCGGCGAGAAGCAAGTTAAAGTGCCCGTAACCTCTCAGGATGAAATCGGTCAAGCGGCTCATGCATTCAACCAAATGGTTGAGCAAATAGATATAAAAACCCACGCACTTGAAAATGCAAATACCCGCCTTAGTACAATATTAGGCACGGCTTTGGATGGCTATATCATTATTAATACTCATGGAGAGATAAGTGAAGTTAACCCCGCAGTAAGCCGCCTATTTGGTTATAAGGACAGTGAACTACTTGGCCAAAATGTATCTTTGCTCTTACCGTTAGCTGAGCGCGGAATGCATGACGTTTATATTCGTAAATACCTCGATAGTGGCGAGTCTAAAATCATTGGGAAAGGTCGAGAGTTAATGGCACAGCATAAAGAGGGAGAACTGTTTCCTATTGAGCTATCGATTTCGAAAATGATACTCGATGGCGAATTACTATTTTTAGGCTTAGTTAAAGACCTTAGTGATGTTAAGCGGGCGCAAGTCGCAGCTCAACGCACAGAGTCAATCTTATTAGCCACATTGGAGGGCAGTAAGGATGGATTGATTACTATCGATATTACTGGTGAAATCCAAGAGGTCAATGATTCAGCGTGTTTGATGTTTCAAGCACACTCAAGTGCATTAGTGGGCGAGAGAATGGAGACTTGCCTATTTCAAGGGGGAGCAAGAGCCACTTTTCGGGAGATTTTAGAGGAGTATCGCCTTACAGGTGCCGGTAAGGCGTTTAAAAATGCTACTGAAATATTTGCTACTCGCTTTGACGGTAAGCTGCTCCCTATTGAGCTAACTCTAATCCCAGTGCAATTAGGTGAAGAGATGCTGCTAACTGCATTTATCCGTGATATTTCAAGACGGATGGAATACGAGACCCAGCTTAAATTGGCAAAAGAGCAAGCAGAACAGGGCAGTAAAGCTAAGTCACGCTTTTTAGCCACCATGAGTCACGAAATTCGCTCACCACTGAATGCAGTGCTGGGCAGCGTTGATCTATTACTTGATTCTCGACTGAATAAGGAACAGCGGATCTACGCTAATACTGCTAAAGAAGCAGGAACCGCACTGCTGAGTACTATCAATGATATTTTAGATTTTTCAAAAATTGAAGCGGGGCAAATGTTGCTGGAGAAAAGTAGTTTCTCTGCTGCTAAGTTAGTCACTCAGGTGTTACAGATCTTGTCGCCCAAGGCGCAAGATAAGGGCATTACCTTAGCTAGCTTTGTGAACTGTAATGTGCCAGAGAGCCTCATTGGAGACGGTCAGCGTTTACGCCAAGTGTTACAAAATCTAGTTGATAACGCGATTAAGTTCTCTTCTGGTGGCTGCATAGCAGTAGAGATGTGGTTGCTTGAAAGTCAGCAAGGCAAGGCTCAGCTTTGTTGTACGGTAACAGATCAAGGCATTGGGATCTCAGAGGAGGCACAGCTCACGCTATTTAAAGAATTCAGCCAAGTGCATGACGAGCACAACACAAACTACAGTGGCACCGGGCTTGGGCTCGCCATTTGTGCAGAGCTTATTACTCGTATGGAAGGGAGCATTGCTGTACGCAGTGAACAAGGGCGAGGAAGCTGCTTTAGTTTCGATGTTAAATTAGAGTTAGAAGAAGCTGAGTTATCAATGCCACGCCAAATGCCTACTGATGCAAGAGTATTGTTAGTCCACCATAACTCAACTTACTGTCGATTATTTGAAAAACAATATCGTCAATATGGCGTTAGCGCAATTTGTGTCGATGGTGTCAAAAGTATTTTTAATAATGTAAATGTACAAGGACGTTTTAGCTTAGTGCTGATTGACGAACACAGTCTTGTTGAGTTGACAGAACTGCAAGCTCAAAAGATTAAACAATCTTACCTTAATGAAGAGGGGTTGATGGCGGCGTTAATGACTGTTGTTGTGCCTGAAGCGTCAAAGTTGTTGGCTAAAGTTGGTCTTGAGCAAGTCGTTAATAAACCGCTTAGTAGAGATATGATGTTGGCAATGTTGAGCGGTGAACATCGTTTTAGTCATGATGTGGCAGCAATTGAAGAGGGGTTAAGTAACGAAAACCGTCAGCTACTGCCCATTTTATTAGCTGAGGATAGCCCCGCGAATCAGATCGTGGCGAGTGCGTTGCTCAATAAGGCCGGTTTTAGTGTTGAAATTGCTAATAATGGCAAAGAGGCTGTCACTATGGCAGCCAAGAAAGAGTATGGACTGATCCTAATGGACATGAGGATGCCAGAGATGGATGGGGTTGAGGCAACAGAGCATATCCTATTGAACAATCCACAGCAGATTATTATTGCGATGACCGCTAATGTGCAAAAAGAGGATGTAGATCTGTGTATGAATGCGGGGATGAGAGATTTTGTCCCTAAACCTGTAAATCGAGCACAATTGATAAAAGCGGTTAACTATTGGATGGCTGAGGCGAAAACAATAGCCAAGGAAAGTGGCGATAGTTTTTTAGAGGTTAAAGAAGAAGCGCAGAGTATTCTAAATACCAGCAAAGCAATTATTGGTGAGACAGTCGTCCTCAGCTCTCCGGTTACATCTACAATAAATACAGAGCCTGACAAAATATCTTCTCAAGCTGGAGAGATAAACGTGATTGAAAAAAATGAACTTGGGCAACAAGCAATAAATAGTACTGATGATGATCCGTCTAACAATATCCTTGATGAAGCGACATTAATAGAGCTTTCAAGTATGTTAGGAGAGGATGCTATGGCTAGAATGTTTAGCGTATTCCTCAATGAGGCTGAAGAGAGGCTCACTGTATTAAAGTCATTATTGAATGCCTATGATTCGTTAGGAAATTGTGATTTAGATGAGGTCGACATACAGGCTCATACACTTAAAAGCAGTGCGGGAAGTTTTGGTGCACAGGCGCTTAGTGTGGCGGCTAAATCACTTGAGCAGAGTGCTAAGGCTGGGGATGTTAGCCAGTTATCTCAATTATTGAATAATGTCATTGATATTGGGGAGCAAACTTTACAGGTATTTAAGGCTCGCTTAACCTAA
- a CDS encoding sigma-54-dependent transcriptional regulator, with translation MDITSSFTALLVEDSMSLGALYTEYLRADGAKVTHVNHGEDALNELKRWQPDLLVLDIKLPDMSGMDILDIVQKKYPDITVIMITAHGTIDLAVDAMRAGAFDFLVKPFDAKRLSITVRNALKQRHLVNLVAKYESSLPKPHYMGFVGESLAMQTVYKTIDCVANSKASAFIVGESGTGKEVCANAIHHAGSRRDEAFVALNCASIPKDLIESEIFGHTKGAFTGAVANRDGAATRAHNGTLFLDEICEMDLELQSKLLRFIQTGVFQRVGGTKEEKVDVRFVSATNRAPWDEVKAGRFREDLFYRLHVIPIELPPLRMRGKDILLLATKLLKEYNKEEGKQFKHFSAETRQCLKNYQWPGNVRQLQNVIRQVVVLNDAETVELDMLPLQVTANISVKQPEPQAQSATPLFADPAAPSLVKGSIEAQGHLTEAQDIAAVAPAADIVPLWITEKQTIEDAIAFCDGNVPKAAALLDISASTIYRKRQSWEELESSLSHEG, from the coding sequence ATGGATATAACTAGCTCGTTTACCGCGTTACTGGTAGAAGATAGCATGTCGCTTGGAGCACTATATACAGAGTACCTTCGTGCGGACGGTGCTAAAGTGACTCATGTAAACCATGGTGAGGATGCACTGAACGAGTTAAAACGATGGCAACCCGATCTACTGGTGTTGGATATTAAACTCCCAGATATGTCTGGTATGGATATTCTTGATATCGTTCAAAAAAAATACCCAGACATTACCGTTATTATGATCACCGCTCATGGCACGATTGATCTCGCGGTTGATGCGATGCGAGCGGGCGCTTTCGATTTTCTTGTTAAACCTTTCGATGCAAAACGCCTCTCCATTACAGTTAGAAATGCCCTCAAGCAGCGTCATCTGGTTAATTTGGTCGCCAAGTATGAGAGCAGCCTGCCTAAGCCACATTACATGGGGTTCGTTGGTGAGTCACTAGCGATGCAAACGGTTTATAAAACGATAGATTGCGTTGCTAACAGTAAAGCGTCGGCATTTATTGTGGGTGAAAGTGGTACTGGTAAAGAGGTGTGCGCCAATGCCATCCATCATGCTGGTAGCCGTAGAGATGAAGCATTTGTCGCATTGAACTGTGCTTCAATCCCTAAAGACCTAATCGAAAGTGAAATTTTTGGTCATACCAAAGGTGCATTTACTGGGGCTGTGGCTAATCGTGATGGTGCAGCCACAAGAGCTCACAATGGCACCTTGTTTCTTGATGAAATTTGCGAGATGGATCTGGAGCTGCAAAGTAAATTGTTACGCTTTATTCAGACCGGAGTGTTCCAACGAGTCGGTGGTACCAAAGAGGAGAAAGTTGACGTACGTTTTGTCAGTGCCACCAATCGAGCACCGTGGGATGAAGTTAAAGCGGGTCGTTTCAGAGAAGATCTTTTTTACCGCTTGCACGTGATCCCTATTGAGCTTCCTCCGTTAAGGATGCGTGGCAAAGATATTCTTCTGTTGGCAACTAAGTTGCTAAAAGAATACAACAAAGAGGAAGGTAAGCAGTTCAAGCACTTTAGCGCAGAGACAAGGCAATGCCTCAAGAACTATCAATGGCCTGGCAATGTTAGGCAGCTGCAAAATGTGATTAGGCAGGTTGTAGTGCTCAATGATGCTGAAACCGTCGAGCTTGATATGCTCCCCTTACAGGTGACAGCCAATATCAGCGTTAAGCAGCCTGAGCCGCAAGCGCAAAGCGCTACGCCACTGTTTGCAGATCCTGCAGCGCCTTCACTAGTCAAAGGCTCTATTGAGGCTCAAGGTCATTTAACTGAAGCTCAAGATATTGCAGCCGTTGCGCCAGCTGCTGATATCGTTCCTTTATGGATCACCGAGAAGCAAACTATTGAAGATGCTATTGCCTTTTGTGATGGTAATGTTCCAAAGGCCGCTGCTTTATTAGATATCAGTGCATCGACAATTTACCGTAAACGGCAGAGCTGGGAAGAGTTAGAAAGTAGCTTAAGCCACGAGGGCTAG
- a CDS encoding phosphatase, whose amino-acid sequence MKFLVDTHAHTIASTHAYSTLHDYLNVAKEKGIKLFAITDHGPDMADAPHFWHFVNMRVLPRIIDGVGVLRGIEANIKNQQGDIDFFGDYLKQLDIVLAGFHEPVFPPSTAENHTQALINCIESGKVDIISHPGNPAYPIDIERVAQAAAKHNVALEINNSSFLTSRKGSEKSCRAIALAVKEAGGLLVMGSDSHVAFSLGDFDKAVEVIEAVQFPIERLLNRSPEALLCFLSARGHDSLDEYADLV is encoded by the coding sequence ATGAAGTTTTTAGTCGATACCCACGCCCATACCATAGCTTCAACCCATGCTTACAGTACGCTGCACGACTACTTAAATGTCGCCAAAGAGAAAGGTATTAAACTATTCGCCATCACCGACCATGGACCAGATATGGCAGATGCACCACATTTTTGGCACTTTGTGAATATGAGAGTGTTACCGCGGATTATTGATGGTGTTGGAGTGCTTCGAGGGATTGAAGCGAATATCAAAAACCAGCAAGGAGACATTGATTTTTTCGGCGATTATTTAAAACAACTCGATATAGTTTTAGCGGGCTTTCACGAACCCGTTTTTCCACCATCGACAGCAGAGAACCATACTCAAGCCCTTATTAACTGTATTGAAAGTGGCAAAGTTGATATTATCAGCCACCCAGGTAATCCAGCGTATCCGATTGATATTGAGAGAGTGGCTCAAGCTGCCGCAAAGCATAATGTTGCGCTAGAGATCAATAACTCTTCATTTTTAACTTCACGCAAAGGCAGTGAAAAAAGCTGCAGGGCCATTGCGCTAGCGGTGAAAGAAGCCGGCGGGTTATTAGTAATGGGGTCAGATTCTCATGTTGCATTCAGCTTAGGCGATTTTGATAAAGCGGTTGAGGTGATCGAAGCTGTACAATTTCCAATCGAGCGGTTACTTAATAGAAGCCCTGAAGCTCTGCTGTGTTTCCTATCTGCAAGAGGCCACGACTCACTCGATGAGTATGCAGATCTTGTATGA
- the rfbD gene encoding dTDP-4-dehydrorhamnose reductase: MQAPIKIMVTGGNGQLAQSLALIAHLSDAKVKASSFTRITADIVQALVNILPEVRNSLSEQDELHLLSHRKLDICDSAAIDDAFMRVNPDVVINCAAFNAVDNAETDSESAFKVNFEGPKLLAERCKRDGVMLIHISSDFVFAGEKHSPYNEQDLPEPLSVYGKSKLAGEQAVRQVIASKAYIIRTSWLYSCQGNNFVHTMQKLFAAKEQVSVIADQYGSPTWSEALAVIIFKLIKQKEATQRGVGLDASLGINLEPNFVGDSDSSDNLYHYAAANSCSWFEFAQQIQQLMLTDDKLIKTHCRITPITTLSWQACHEQILAKRPNQSALNSQRVCQQLGVREGSLLKDKWQQQLKGMLDFQKIINTHRSK; encoded by the coding sequence ATGCAAGCTCCTATAAAAATAATGGTTACTGGTGGTAATGGCCAACTCGCTCAGTCGTTAGCATTAATCGCTCACTTAAGTGATGCAAAAGTGAAAGCTAGCTCTTTTACTCGTATAACAGCTGATATTGTGCAGGCCTTAGTCAATATTTTACCTGAAGTGAGGAACAGCTTGAGTGAGCAGGATGAATTGCACCTGCTGTCACATCGAAAGTTAGATATTTGCGACTCTGCAGCCATAGATGATGCTTTTATGCGGGTCAATCCTGACGTGGTGATTAACTGCGCGGCATTTAACGCAGTGGATAATGCTGAAACAGACTCTGAAAGTGCATTTAAGGTTAACTTTGAGGGCCCTAAATTACTGGCGGAGCGCTGTAAACGTGACGGAGTCATGCTGATTCATATCTCTTCTGACTTTGTCTTTGCTGGCGAGAAACATTCACCTTACAACGAACAAGATCTCCCTGAACCGCTATCTGTTTACGGTAAAAGTAAGCTTGCAGGTGAACAAGCTGTACGACAGGTTATAGCGAGTAAAGCTTATATTATTCGAACCAGCTGGCTCTATAGCTGCCAAGGGAATAATTTTGTTCATACAATGCAGAAGTTGTTTGCAGCAAAGGAGCAAGTATCAGTTATCGCCGATCAATACGGCAGTCCAACTTGGAGTGAAGCGCTGGCTGTCATCATATTTAAGCTGATAAAGCAAAAAGAAGCGACTCAAAGAGGTGTTGGCTTAGATGCGAGCTTAGGTATTAACTTAGAACCCAATTTTGTTGGTGATAGTGATAGTTCAGACAATTTGTATCACTATGCCGCAGCGAACAGTTGCTCTTGGTTTGAGTTTGCGCAACAGATCCAGCAATTGATGTTAACAGATGATAAGTTGATTAAAACGCATTGTAGAATAACACCAATCACTACGTTATCTTGGCAAGCTTGTCATGAACAGATATTGGCTAAAAGACCGAATCAGAGTGCGCTTAATAGTCAAAGAGTGTGCCAGCAGTTGGGTGTAAGAGAAGGAAGTTTGTTGAAGGATAAATGGCAACAGCAGCTCAAAGGGATGCTAGATTTTCAAAAAATTATTAATACCCATCGTAGTAAATAG
- a CDS encoding capsule assembly Wzi family protein yields the protein MKLKLLAGLFIFGCSSVQAAWWVEPTDLALRADIQLLSDTGIIVQPITTYPLMWDGLKQDLDKAEPAKLSNIQRSAFDRVNQAYDKDHRGFSTKVELAGSTDTTRFIGFGQDYRDKGEGAVSAEITKDWFSGRLSASYHADPIDGNSTRLDDSFAAVKLGNWIVSAGAQQKYWGPGWDSGLIQTTNARPMPGITLSRNNSQAFETPWLNWIGPWTFTTAFSQMESDRYVPDTQHWGARGTIRPISKLEVGFSWTMQWGGEGYGNSLSDWWDGLSNGGGTEGDLKNGQENLLAGYDFRWSDTAFGIPYGIYYERTHEDYHNGKNKLINAANMGGIDFVLTDINTRVFIEYSDTKVACGIDPQAYNCMYEHTFYQSGYRYYGRSLGSTYDNDSETLVVGGITQLGGGQSITNKLRWLRLNTDGIDNGLPDAGNPVSPGEYERVYQYDTSYHRPFYQGTLKVGGTISYSEYVTSGGDDWDATLYAGWERSF from the coding sequence ATGAAACTTAAATTATTAGCAGGACTATTTATTTTTGGCTGTAGCTCAGTACAAGCTGCATGGTGGGTAGAGCCTACAGATCTGGCTTTGAGAGCAGATATCCAACTACTTTCCGATACTGGCATTATTGTGCAGCCTATCACGACTTACCCATTAATGTGGGACGGATTAAAGCAAGATTTGGACAAGGCCGAACCCGCTAAGCTCTCCAATATTCAGCGCAGTGCCTTTGACCGAGTCAATCAAGCTTATGATAAGGACCACCGCGGTTTTAGCACTAAGGTAGAACTCGCAGGTAGCACCGATACCACCCGATTTATTGGATTTGGCCAAGATTATCGTGATAAAGGTGAAGGGGCTGTCAGCGCAGAAATAACTAAAGACTGGTTCAGTGGTCGTTTATCGGCAAGCTATCATGCGGATCCAATTGACGGTAACAGCACTCGCTTAGATGACAGTTTTGCTGCAGTTAAGCTTGGTAACTGGATCGTTAGCGCTGGCGCGCAACAAAAGTACTGGGGACCAGGCTGGGACAGCGGTTTGATTCAAACCACTAACGCTCGCCCTATGCCTGGCATTACATTAAGCCGCAACAACAGCCAAGCCTTTGAAACACCCTGGCTTAATTGGATTGGCCCATGGACTTTTACCACCGCATTTAGTCAAATGGAAAGCGATCGCTACGTGCCAGATACCCAACACTGGGGCGCTCGCGGCACCATACGCCCAATTTCAAAACTAGAAGTAGGCTTCTCATGGACCATGCAATGGGGCGGTGAAGGTTACGGCAATAGCCTAAGCGACTGGTGGGATGGACTATCTAATGGCGGTGGCACCGAAGGTGATTTAAAAAATGGTCAAGAGAATTTGCTTGCAGGCTATGATTTTCGCTGGTCAGATACCGCCTTTGGCATTCCTTATGGTATCTACTATGAGCGCACTCATGAAGATTACCACAATGGTAAAAATAAATTGATCAATGCGGCCAACATGGGCGGTATCGACTTTGTTTTAACCGACATCAATACCCGTGTCTTTATAGAATACTCAGATACCAAGGTTGCATGTGGTATCGACCCACAAGCATACAATTGTATGTATGAACACACCTTTTACCAAAGTGGCTACCGTTATTACGGCCGCAGTTTAGGCAGCACCTATGATAATGACTCAGAAACCTTGGTTGTCGGTGGTATCACTCAGTTAGGCGGCGGTCAAAGCATTACTAATAAACTACGTTGGTTGCGACTCAATACTGACGGAATTGATAACGGACTACCTGATGCTGGTAACCCTGTATCACCGGGCGAATATGAACGGGTATACCAATATGATACCAGCTACCATAGACCGTTTTATCAAGGCACTCTGAAAGTGGGTGGCACGATTAGCTATAGTGAGTACGTCACCTCTGGTGGCGACGACTGGGACGCAACTTTATACGCTGGTTGGGAAAGAAGCTTTTAA
- a CDS encoding beta-glucosidase: protein MKRPIINKLALSCLVISTLLVTVPMALAETQVEQTIYEDVGLVEPRRPLLQQRLDQVEQTIQTLLPQMTLAEKVSLVHANGKFTTAAIERLGIHEMWLSDGPHGVRHEIERNSWNSANWTSDYSTYLPVLTAVAASWNTDMATLHGAVLGSEARHRGKDLILGPGVNLARLPLYGRNFEYLGEDPYLASKLVVPQIKAIQKNDVAATIKHYALNTQELNRTGVNAKPDERTLREVYLPAFEAAVKQANVYAMMGSYNEFRGTNANQSKHLVMDILKGEWGYEGLLVTDWNVDINTYDAAVNGLDLEMGTDVPHYKDYFLAQPLIKMINAGKVPVAALDDKVSRILRVQLSIGMMDNYRLAGQRNIASHRAAARRIAEEGIVLLKNDRQVLPFEQDKVKNILVLGPNLDKKHGSGGGSSEVKSLYEITPLQGLKQKLDGKASITVMRAQSSKLAPISNDYLATRHWTGTPSWNISYFTDESRQQLIEESWIADSEFKPSNLVAKGTPQFITMKAAIKPLKSGVHTLKVTAKGKINIKVDGSSVLQFDGNSSEVLNKNISLLQDKDYQFEIEYSGSDGYTLGWDTPNKLFNSEEEYLTAAKNADAVIYFGGLSHSDDRESIDRADLVLPNQQDEMITKLIAANPKTVVFITAGSAVEMPWVDKASTIVWNSYSGMEGGHAVADMLFGDVNPSGKMPFTLPKKLEDTAPIALNDYNAVESLYSEGVFIGHRWFEQQNIKPLFSFGHGLSYSNFTLSGITLSKKAINLDDTLEVSLTVTNIGKVSGAEVVQLYLNDKKASVERPTKELKGFAKVSLQPGESKQVIMQLNRRDLSFWDEKSNDWLAEAGEFEVLIGTSLDYIHLRDTFSLK, encoded by the coding sequence ATGAAGCGTCCTATTATTAACAAATTAGCCCTTAGCTGCTTGGTTATCTCAACCTTACTAGTTACAGTCCCTATGGCCTTGGCTGAAACTCAAGTGGAACAAACCATTTATGAAGATGTGGGCTTAGTTGAACCTCGTCGCCCACTTCTGCAGCAGCGTCTAGATCAGGTCGAGCAAACAATTCAAACGCTATTGCCACAAATGACACTGGCCGAAAAAGTATCCTTAGTTCATGCCAATGGCAAATTCACTACAGCCGCTATTGAGCGCCTTGGGATCCACGAAATGTGGCTATCAGATGGTCCACACGGTGTTCGCCATGAGATAGAGCGTAATAGCTGGAATTCTGCAAATTGGACAAGTGATTACTCAACTTATTTACCGGTATTAACCGCAGTAGCCGCCAGTTGGAATACCGACATGGCTACCTTACATGGCGCAGTGCTCGGCAGTGAAGCCCGTCATCGCGGTAAAGATCTAATTCTTGGACCTGGCGTTAATTTAGCAAGACTACCACTCTATGGCCGTAACTTTGAGTATTTAGGTGAAGACCCCTATTTAGCATCTAAGCTTGTGGTGCCACAAATTAAAGCCATTCAAAAAAATGATGTTGCCGCCACTATTAAACATTATGCGCTCAATACTCAAGAGTTAAACCGCACAGGAGTGAATGCTAAACCCGACGAGCGTACTTTGCGCGAAGTGTACCTGCCCGCCTTTGAGGCCGCAGTAAAACAAGCCAATGTTTATGCCATGATGGGTTCATACAATGAATTTAGAGGCACTAACGCTAACCAAAGCAAGCACCTCGTCATGGATATCCTTAAAGGAGAATGGGGTTATGAAGGACTGCTGGTGACAGACTGGAATGTAGATATCAATACCTATGACGCTGCTGTCAATGGTTTAGATCTTGAAATGGGCACTGATGTCCCACATTACAAAGACTACTTTCTCGCACAACCACTGATTAAAATGATTAACGCAGGTAAAGTACCTGTCGCCGCACTCGATGATAAAGTCTCGCGAATACTTAGGGTGCAACTGAGCATCGGCATGATGGATAACTACCGCCTGGCAGGCCAGCGTAATATTGCTTCCCACCGCGCTGCTGCTAGACGAATTGCCGAAGAAGGAATTGTGTTACTTAAAAATGATCGCCAAGTATTGCCGTTTGAACAAGATAAAGTGAAAAACATTCTCGTCCTAGGCCCTAATCTTGATAAAAAGCATGGCTCAGGCGGCGGTTCATCAGAGGTAAAATCACTTTATGAAATAACGCCTTTGCAAGGCCTTAAACAAAAGTTAGATGGCAAAGCAAGCATTACTGTCATGCGTGCTCAAAGCAGTAAACTTGCACCAATCAGCAACGATTACCTAGCGACTCGGCATTGGACTGGTACGCCATCGTGGAATATTAGCTACTTTACCGATGAAAGCCGTCAACAGCTTATCGAAGAGTCATGGATAGCCGATTCTGAGTTTAAACCGTCTAATTTAGTCGCTAAAGGGACGCCACAATTTATCACCATGAAAGCGGCAATAAAGCCGCTAAAATCCGGTGTACATACTTTAAAAGTGACCGCAAAAGGTAAAATCAATATCAAAGTCGATGGTAGCTCAGTCTTGCAGTTTGATGGTAATTCAAGCGAAGTACTCAACAAGAATATCTCATTACTACAGGACAAAGATTATCAGTTCGAAATAGAATACAGTGGCAGTGATGGCTATACCCTAGGCTGGGATACGCCTAATAAGCTATTTAACAGTGAAGAAGAATACTTAACTGCAGCAAAAAATGCCGATGCGGTGATCTACTTTGGTGGCCTTAGTCATAGTGATGACCGAGAGTCTATCGATAGAGCCGATCTCGTTCTTCCTAATCAACAGGATGAGATGATAACAAAGCTGATAGCCGCCAACCCTAAAACAGTGGTGTTCATCACCGCAGGTAGTGCAGTAGAAATGCCATGGGTCGACAAAGCATCCACCATAGTTTGGAATTCCTATAGTGGTATGGAAGGCGGTCATGCCGTTGCAGATATGCTGTTTGGTGATGTAAACCCAAGCGGTAAAATGCCCTTTACGCTGCCTAAGAAACTTGAAGATACCGCGCCTATAGCACTGAATGATTACAATGCTGTTGAATCTCTCTATTCAGAAGGCGTCTTTATCGGTCACCGTTGGTTTGAGCAGCAAAACATCAAACCACTGTTTAGCTTTGGCCATGGTTTGTCCTATAGTAACTTCACCCTTAGCGGTATAACGCTTTCTAAAAAGGCCATTAACCTCGATGACACTCTTGAAGTGTCACTGACCGTGACCAACATTGGCAAAGTAAGCGGCGCCGAAGTCGTGCAGCTTTACCTAAATGATAAAAAGGCCAGCGTTGAACGACCAACAAAAGAGCTGAAAGGCTTTGCTAAAGTCAGCCTACAACCAGGTGAAAGCAAGCAAGTTATCATGCAGCTTAACCGTCGCGACCTGTCTTTTTGGGATGAAAAATCAAACGATTGGCTAGCTGAAGCTGGAGAGTTTGAAGTGTTAATTGGTACTAGCCTAGATTACATCCATCTGCGAGACACTTTTAGCCTTAAATAA